TTCATCAGTAACTTTAACCACAATATAGCTTTGATTGATATCTTTCCCAATAACAACATCCAATACTTCAACAGCAAAATTCTCAATCCTGGTCCCATAAAAAACGCTTTTACCTATCCCTTCCATATTACGCCGAACCGACTGGATCGGGAAAAAGGGGACCTTCTCAGCATAACTAGAATAGGAAAAAAATACTATAAAAATGGTAAAGAAAAATATGAGGAATATCCATCCTAATTGTTTCGCTTTCAAGAACTAACTGTTCCTCCTTTTTGTATACAAGAAACCTTCCCGGAGGGACTTTAAATTATCCAACACTTTCCCTGCTCCTAAGGCCACACAGGAAACCGGCTCTTCGGCCACATAAGTTGGAGTTGCCAGTGCCTTTCCAATCATCTCGTCCATTCCTTGAAGAAGTGCTCCTCCGCCAGTTAAACATATTCCTTTTTCTCCAATATCAGCAGCTAATTCTGGAGGAGTGTGCTCTAAAATAATACGGGCGGCATCTACAATTGATGAGAGTGGTTCTGAAAGACATTTATAAACCTCGGAAGCAGTAATGGTGATCGTTTTAGGAAGGCCCGACACCAAATCTCGTCCTTTCACGTCAGCAGCTTTTTCTTCCCGCGGTGGTACTGCCCATCCAATTTCAATCTTAAGAATCTCAGCAGTACGTTCGCCAATCATAAGGTTAAATTTTTTCCGAAGGTGTCGAATAATTGCTTCGTCTAATTTGTCTCCTCCCACCCTAACCGATTGACTGATAACTACACCACCCAAAGAAAGAACTGCAATATCAGTCGTTCCTCCACCGACATCAATAACCATATTTCCCGAGGCTTCTGCGATTTCTAAACCAGCTCCTAAAGCAGCTGCCATTGGTTCTTCAATGAGAAACGCCTTTCTTGCACCAGCGTGATAAGCAGCATCTAAAACCGCTCTTTTCTCAACTTCTGTTCCACCTGAAGGCACACATATGACAATATCGGGCTTAAAAATGCTCCTCCCACAGGTTGATTGTATAAAATAGGTCAACATTTTACGGGTTACTTCATAATTATCGATAACACCATCTTTAAGAGGTCGATGGGCAACGATATATTCAGGGGTTTTTCCAATCATTTCCCTAGCTTCT
This region of Candidatus Atribacteria bacterium ADurb.Bin276 genomic DNA includes:
- the mreB gene encoding Rod shape-determining protein MreB is translated as MWNKRLGVDLGTATTLIYVHGKGIVMNEPSVVALAKGTNKILAIGREAREMIGKTPEYIVAHRPLKDGVIDNYEVTRKMLTYFIQSTCGRSIFKPDIVICVPSGGTEVEKRAVLDAAYHAGARKAFLIEEPMAAALGAGLEIAEASGNMVIDVGGGTTDIAVLSLGGVVISQSVRVGGDKLDEAIIRHLRKKFNLMIGERTAEILKIEIGWAVPPREEKAADVKGRDLVSGLPKTITITASEVYKCLSEPLSSIVDAARIILEHTPPELAADIGEKGICLTGGGALLQGMDEMIGKALATPTYVAEEPVSCVALGAGKVLDNLKSLREGFLYTKRRNS